In Pyxicephalus adspersus chromosome 12, UCB_Pads_2.0, whole genome shotgun sequence, a genomic segment contains:
- the SIX6 gene encoding homeobox protein SIX6 translates to MFQLPILNFSPQQVAGVCETLEESGDIERLGRFLWSLPVAPAACEALNKNESVLRARAIVAFHTGNFRELYHILENHKFTKDSHTKLQALWLEAHYQEAEKLRGRPLGPVDKYRVRKKFPLPRTIWDGEQKTHCFKERTRHLLREWYLQDPYPNPSKKRELAQATGLTPTQVGNWFKNRRQRDRAAAAKNRLQQQVLSQGSGRSLGPDERGEPLGSASSPAASLSSKAATSAISITSSDSECDI, encoded by the exons ATGTTTCAGTTGCCTATTCTGAACTTCAGCCCCCAGCAAGTGGCTGGGGTGTGCGAGACCCTGGAGGAGAGCGGGGACATTGAGCGTTTGGGTCGCTTTCTCTGGTCTTTGCCGGTGGCCCCAGCAGCCTGCGAGGCCCTCAATAAAAATGAGTCTGTTCTCAGAGCCAGGGCGATCGTGGCTTTTCACACAGGCAACTTCAGAGAACTCTACCACATATTGGAGAACCATAAATTCACCAAGGATTCGCACACCAAGCTCCAGGCTCTCTGGTTGGAGGCTCATTACCAGGAGGCAGAGAAGCTCAGAGGGAGACCCTTGGGGCCAGTAGACAAGTACAGAGTAAGGAAGAAGTTCCCACTGCCCAGAACTATTTGGGATGGAGAGCAGAAAACACATTGCTTTAAAGAAAGAACACGACACTTGCTTAGGGAATGGTACCTACAAGACCCTTACCCAAACCCCAGCAAAAAAAGAGAACTAGCCCAGGCAACTGGACTTACTCCAACACAAGTAGGGAATTGGTTCAAAAACCGAAGGCAAAGGGACCGAGCAGCAGCAGCTAAAAACAG GCTGCAGCAGCAGGTCTTGTCCCAGGGATCTGGACGCTCATTGGGCCCAGATGAACGAGGGGAACCGTTGGGCTCAGCCTCCAGTCCTGCAGCTAGCCTGTCCAGCAAAGCGGCCACCTCTGCCATTTCCATCACATCCAGCGACAGTGAATGTGACATCTGA